A region of the Vidua macroura isolate BioBank_ID:100142 chromosome 16, ASM2450914v1, whole genome shotgun sequence genome:
ATGTGGGTCACTTTCTGGGCTGTTCTTTCACCTTACAGCTCTGGAAACATTTCTGGAGCCGTGGATTTCACAGGAGCCAGTCCCCAAATGAAGTGTCTCTAAAGCACACTGCACAAGGCCTGGCTTCCTGCTGCCCCAGATACAGCAATTCCTCTGGGAATGGCAAACAAGAATCTCTAAGAGGGTTTTGCTGTTAAATCTTTTCTTGTTAAGACGAGGAAGGGAAAATCTGCTTTGTGACAGTGGCACTGTGGGGAGTTCAAACCCAAGGGTCACAAAAGAGACACACTGGCAACAAGTTCCTGGCTGGAGGGGAGATTTAATCACAGCTAGTTTCCAATAGGCACCTCTTCCtccagaaaacaaatttaaaaatcctcaaaaaatcCATTGTACCTGCAGGCCCGCTGCCCTTTCTGAATTAGAATAAACAGCCACACAGAACATGTCTGTAGTGACTGACAAAACAGCCAGAAATGCAGCCTACAaacccctggggaagggaatTTAAGGCTGCCTCCATTTCCTACACACTGTCCTCATTATGGAGCAGCATTGACCAAACCCAGCCCCTCCACCTACACCCTCACAGGAGACACCAGCACAACTGTCCAGAGGTTACTGCAAACAAGGggctttcaaataaaatacattttgaaaaagcTTGAAAAGAACATTCATTCCTCAGTTGTCAAACAAGTGCCCCAAACTTAACATCTCTCCAAGATCCTGGATTTAAAATTTGAGCCCAAATggctcctttcctttcttttcctttccttcagcagTTTTCCAAGCATGAGACACTCAGGTTCAACTCAAAAACCCCATGCTGCTGTTTTAAACTAATAATATTGAAAATGGATCCTAGCATAGGTGTCTGCTCTGACAGCCACAGTAATAAATCGAGGagcagattttaattaaaagccaATGTTGACAAAGTGAGCAGCTCCTGTTCCTACCTCTGTGCAGGGAGGAAAGTGGATGGGGGGAGGCAGAGTGAAACATGAAGCTCCAAGTCTTTCTGCAACTCTCTGCATTGAAGGCACCAGACATGCTGTGACAGGTTAAACCCAGGGAGGCAGGAGTGATCCCACCCAGAATGGTTTTGGATAGCACTTGGCCTCCCAGTGTGTAGACAAGGTGCAGATCTAAGGCAGAGCTTTTTGTGCTGTCACTCTGGACAGCAATTGGTTCTTTAAAAGCACCTGAACACGTCAGAGAAGGGAATCCCTGTCCATGGGCCagggctgcctccagcccagcagcctggcatcagcaggaaggcagagctgcaggatttcTGAATCAGCCCTGAGTGTGCACCTGTCATTCCTCAGGTGTTGCCAGCAGTGCAGCCTGGGTCAgcctctgcaggcacagcttcaCCTCTCACTCCATGAATTACACTGGGAGTGGCTGGGGTGGGGCCAGAGAGGTGGGAAAGAGGCAGGAAATGAGAGAATGGCTTTTGGGGTGGCAGGACCAGCTCAAATCAGCTGACAGGcccagcactgactcacagagCACAGTGGCCCAACCCCTCTACTCAgaacaccccccaaaaaaccctccacCAGGAGAAAAACCCCATCCCCATATGCAAATAAAGATCATCCCTACTGGGAAATAAATAACACCAGACATGAGAGAAAGCACCAGACttgttaataaaaataaatgcacatgCTCTGTTAAAGGCTCTTTGGCTAAAGAGCATTTTCTGAATTCCACTGGCAATTCCCACAATGTTTCATCACATCCAACTCCAGTCTGAACAGGAGTTGGATGTCAGGATGATTGACACTGGTTCAGGGAAAGAAGTGAAAATTAAGAATGCCACAGGTTTTAAGAGGCATTCACAGGACAGCCACTTCCCAACGAGACACGAGAGGCCAATTTGCCTTAAGCACATCAAACAATCTGCtgagagaaacagcagcagcttcaaagAGCAAATATTGTCCCAGCACCACTAACAAATGTTTCTCCTTTGCCACCAGGTGTGGAAACACTAATTTGAGCAGTTTACCACATGTTACAGAACTACTTTTTAACCTGCCAGGGAAAACCTGCTTTAAAAACCTGGTCCTGTCAGTGCTTCTGAGGGGGTGAGGCTGCTCAGGTTTATCTTTGGAAATGAGCTCACACATTAATTATCACACACTGGGACAGACCCAGCagttggggttttggggttattttttgtttgatttctttttcacctCGCTTGTGAGACACTGCTGGAGTTTATTCCAACAGACAACTGGATAATCTGAAAACACACCATGCTCTAGTGCTGCCAAAATGCTCCCACAAGTGTCCTCCATAAAGACTTCTGAGGATACTAACCTGGACTAAGGAGAGTCTGTGGcagattaaaagaaattaattacaagAATTAATTAGATTAAAATCATTTAGGATGAATCCACAGTGAAAAGAGAGTCCATTCAGCAGGTCCATAACAACTAGATGGAAGAAGAGaggaacagaaatgcaaaagtgGCTGATGATCCTTTGGGACAGGGCACAGATCTCCAGGATGGTAAAACCTAAAGCTATTGGCAGTTGCAGAAAGCTCCCACAATGCCAAAAGCcaaataaaactgtaaaaaaaaaaaaaaaaaaaggaatggagATGGAAGGAATGCAAAATTTGTGTTGAGCACTGCAAGGGGGAAAAGCAGCCAGGCTCAGTGAGAACATCTGTGGCCCAGCAGCAAAGGAGGAATTATGAGAACAGAGAGGGGCAAGATCCGTGTCAAAGAGTCTGCTCTGAGGCACTACGGACGTTTAATGTGCCTGTGAATTAAACACCAGAGGGGAAGGAAGCGTGGCCAAGGGCCAGGAGCTCAGCAAGATCACCCAGAacgggctgggagctgctcgAGCACAACAAAATCGGGATAAACAAAGGACGGAGCAGGCCGAGTTCAAACTCAACACGGGCAAGGTAATTCAACATGAGGCAGCCTGCAGCGGGATACGGAAATCATCTGTAACACGAGTGGAGTGGCCGCCACACGTTTGAGCTGCCGGCCGGACACAGCAACGCTGGTGGCCTCAACACCCCCCCAGAACACGCAGCCGTCAACAAACGcagcccagcaaagcccagcagctCCGCTCGGCCCGCGGGGAGCACCGGATCCGGCCGGACGCGACATCCCCGGCCTGCCGCGGGAAATCCGGCCGCGAAAGAGGAAATGGAGACGGACACGGGCGACGACAATGGCACCGAACTCTCCGTCATCGGGAAGGACGGGAGCACATCCGCAGGGCCCCGGACCCGCCGCGATCTACGGGCGGGGGGACCGGGGTTGCCATGGCGACTgtgccgggcccgggcccgTCCCGGGCGAAACCGCCATGACAACACCAGCCCCCTTCCCCACCACAGAGACCCCCCCAAACTCTTCCCCGCTCACCTGGGAGGGGCGGCGGACGCGCCCTCAGCACATCCCGGGCGGCGGAACCGGACGGAGGAGCGCCGGGCACGGACACCGGCGGCACTTCCTCAACCGGGCACCGCGCAGTAACGCGCCTCCCCATTGGCTAGCGGCGGGGCACGTGACCGCGAGcgccgcgcacgcgcacagAGGCGCGCAGGTCTCCTGAGGCCACGTGGGCGGCGCCGAGCGGGGAACGCGGTCGGTAATTAAGGGAGGGGTAATTAAGGGAGGGCTAATTAAAGGAGCCTCCTTGAGTGCAGGCGCTAGGGAAACAGGAGGTGGGGCTGGTCACGCCCCTGGGTCACCTGGCCGGAAGTTTCCCTCAGTCCTTCAAAGGGATAGGAGGCAGAACTGTCACGCGGTGTAAGGGCTCGATGCCATTCGTGGTTCTAATCCTGAAATTAGAAGTTCTGTAGGGTTTTTCCTTGTTGTCGAAGCTCTAAAAAGTGAGATGAGGCAGGATATTTCAGTCGGAAAGTACCTACAATGGTTGCCTAGTCCAACTGCCTGACCAAAAGTTAAAGATCCTATTTTTATTATGGGTTCAGCTGACCTGCAGGTTGGACTaggtgatctccagaggtccctcccAATCCTAACTACTCCATGATAATTATTAACCTTCCACTTCCACAGTCTCCTTGCCAGCTGTTCCATTCAAATCAGATTTTCCCACCTTCCAGCTaatttgcccttttttttgCAGCCAGTGTGGAACCACATCTCCTCacacaggacagcagcagcagcagaggtctTTGTCACCACCTCTGCTGTGTAGGAAGAgctccttttttcctgctttttcatcCTGCAGAGTGGGCTCAgagaagcacagcaggacaacaGAGGGGCTGGACACCACCTTTGGCAAGCTCTGCTGTCCTTCCCAGGATGATTCCATGCATTCCCCTGCTGCACTCAGAGCTGGccaccacagctctgccagcctctgGCCAGTTTTCCAGCCAGCATTAACAAAACCCCCCGGATCTCACCCCAGATTCTCAGGAAGCACTGAGTGAGGGGTGTACAGGGCAtttcctcagcagggaggtCGATGGGTCACTGCAGCCACAGATGGGTTTTGTCCCACCCCAGCACAGGCCTGACAAGCTGGACCTTCTAATCACTGGAAAGAGAAGAATCCAATTGTTTGAAATTGTTCTAATTCTTCTAATTGTTCgaagaagaaagcagcagaTGTCTTTTATGCTTCTTAAATTGTTTCCTTTAATAGGAAGTGCTGCTTTACTCTACCTTGTGCTTCAGAAACAAACGTTTGCCTTCCAAAAATATACAGTGTACACATACTCTGTAGCTATAGATACAAACATTTACAAAGAAACAAGCGGGCTGGAGTGGAatagcttggaaaaaaaaaatcacacaaggccttcccacagccagagcagcatcAAACAAACTCCCACACGCTGCAGAGGTTTGGAATTGATGCTTCCTATGGCCATCCCCTCCTTTTGTCCCTGGGATCCGCCTCGGTACGTGCATCCCGCACCcagccccggcgctgccccaGGGCGCAGGCGGAGCTCAGCTTTGCTCCAAAGAGGAAAATGCGGTTCCCAGGCGTTTGCTCTTTGTCTCTGAGGCTTCCCGGGACGCAGGGAAGCCGGGCCAGCCGCGGGCTAGCGGATGGGCCGGTACGGGAAGGTCATTCCCGGGATGAAGGTCTGCACGGGGTGCGCGGGCAGCGCCGGGTGCGCGGGCAGCGCGGGGTGCGCGGGGTACCCCAGGGGAGGGGTGTGGATGTGGGGGTAGAATCCCGGGGGCAGAGCCCCGTGGGTCGGCTGCTGCACTGGGCCTGAAATCACCAGCTGGAGCAAGCTGTGGAAAGAAATTCACAGGAGATTATCAGAGGAGCTTTTGTCGTGGCTCTAAGGACAATTCACATCCAACTCACAGCGCTGCTGAGAGCCAGGAGCACAGTGACACAATTCTGTTCCTTACAGCTTCTAggagactttttttccccttttcctccctttttttttaagccctgCTCTTTTTGCAAAAAGGCAAGAAGCAATTGAGCTTAGAGGCAGGTAAAACCAGCGGGGAATTAGAGATGGGACAATTTAGGTGCAGATTCCTGGCTggaatttcatttctctttcctgtgCCTTTGTTCTAACACAGACTGGGAAAGAGCACCCACAGGTGGGAGCACTGAAGCCCCTTTCTGTCAGGAATCCAGGGAAGAAGCAGCCAGCACTGTGTCACCTTCATCTTCGTGCTAAAGTGCACGTAAATAAAGGCCAAATTCCACAAAGACAAACTTTTAGAGGAGATTTTGTCTCAGCAGCCCTCGAGTGTCTTGGAACATGCATCAAAGCCAACACAGCTGCAAAAAGTCTCTTACTTGTTATGTGGTAGCCTGGAGCATACAGTCCTCAAGTCATCTGCAAGAGGACACAAGATTAACAATAAGGATAAAGCAGAAATTAGAGTGGTTTTCCTCTCTGCTATCTTTACTAGGAAGGTCAGATCACTGAATATTCATTAATTTTACTGAATAATTACTGATTACTAAATCTGTCAGTAATCTGTCATCATCATCAGTCAGCAAGAGACCCAGAACCTCTCTCAGGCCCAAAATCTTCACAGGAGATAAAATGTTTCTCCATTTCACCAACTTTCCCCACCAGCCCCTTTATTGTTATATATGTTTGACATTTAAGACAGATAAGCCTTAGGATGGATTTTGCAATACCAACACATCAACAAGAAGTAACTGAGACATAGGAAGTACAAGGTGTGACTCTGCCCAGTGCCTGTTTTgtactggtttgggttttttaaccaCTGCTTCTGTAAAGAATGGGTTGGGGTTTTCTTGCTGGAATCTATCAACTAGAAATTGCACCTTTTTACTACCTCCAAACTTCTGCTAAAGCAGAATAGCTAGAACCAAGGAATTTAACAACATATCCCATTGATAAAGTGTTTTCAGGAATGGCTTGAGAACAAACTCCTGCCTTTGTAGACAAACACAAccccaaaacactgaaatatctgGTATTTCAGCAGCCCCTTACACTGAATTACCTTCCACAGAAAGAGCAAGTGCTCAGAATGTTCCAGCTaagaacaaacacagctgaaatCAGCTCTCAGATCAAAAACCTCTGATTTCTGTTTGTTCTTATAACACTCAAGAATTACTTTATAAAAGATGAGGAAGCAGAACAGTGAAATTTGACCAGCAGCACTGGTTCAGCCAGGACAAAAACATCAGATCCCTGCTTCTGCAGAGGCCACTCTCTGCAGTTGTGGTCTGCACTTAATGTCCCAGCTGTTGGAGAGCTTCAAGCCCTCTGGTGTAACCTAAAATTGTCTGTTTTCAAGAGAATAGCACAAGAAAAGAGTCTGTGTGACTGACCCTGCCCTGTGTTGGGCCACTTCTCTTTTATCTCTCTGCATGTCTTTTGGAAAGAACTGGCTTTGGAGATGGGAAAGCCAGACAAAAGCCACATTAGCAGCCCTTTTTTACTGAGTCAAACTGAATTTGGACACCCTGTAATGGGGTCTCATTATAGGTGAGCTGAAGTCCCAGAAGTTTCAGATGAAGAGGtattatttgcttttcaaattctTTGTCTAGCACACCCACCCAGGGGTTTATGTGCTTCATGGCCTCTCCTCCAGCAGGCAAACTCAGAGAACTTAAACTGAAGCAAAATCAAACAGTGTTTTTTAAACAGCTACAGGCAAATCTGAGGGGAACAAAGTGTCCCCGTGGCAGACACCCAGATACAACCCCTGGTGCACAATGCAGGGCTGTGGATCAGtccccagctctgcaaagcAATGCCTGACTCACCCACAGCAGTGATCTCTCCTTTCTTACTCTCCATCCAGTTATTTTTCCTGAACTATTTTGTGCACTATGACTTTCTAACAGGGGCAAACTACTAATTATGCTGTGAACACCTTGATCTTTACTTCcctcaccccaaaactgcctcTTACAACTTCACCCTGGAGGAGAAGAATGGCGTGCCAGGtctctgccagccccacagacaACTCACCTCTGGTGCACAGGAGAGCTCCTGATGCCATGGCCACTTGCAAAGCCTGAGCCAGCCTGTCCAGAGCAAGTTCAATCTCTTTGGATGCATTGAGAGGATTGAGTTCATCAGACAGTCTGTTAATGTCCTCCACTAGAGGAACCACGTGGTCAAAGGGTACCAGCCCCAGGCGCCCATAAAGGTTTTTCTCTGTTAAATGCCCCTGGAGCATCATAAGGACCTGCAGGACACTCAGATGCAGCTTGGAATACAGCTGGTGGCAATCCCTGTCTTCTCCTGAGGCCGAGTCCTTGGCAATTTTGTTGGGAGCGTGTCCATTGGAGAGTGAggctttcttcttccttttgtaGGCCAGGGGAGCCTTGACGCACCAGCGGATGAGTCCGGTCAGCGGGGTGAGCTCCAAGAACCCGATGGGCAGGTTGGCTGCTATGGGAGTGTTCAGGAAGGTGATGAGGATCAAGCGAGGGTCCTCAAAGATCCACGAGACAATCAGCTCAAGGAGATCCGAGGGAGGGATGAGGTCATCTGGAGATAGGAGAGTTAATGCTGGGTAAGCTGAGCCTTGCACTGAAGCACAGGACTTTAATTTAGGCTCTAATTAGTCTCTCCTACGCTGTCCCAATTACAATTTCTGAACCTCCCTAATTCTGCTGGTTTTCCCAAGACACCAAAGGTAGTTTGTTCCAGGGAAGACACAACCATGTTCCTGTCACCTTCCCCACCTATTCCAAAGACACCACCAAACACTGATATTTATCTCCTTTCCCAGCAAAGATTCTcttgttgttttcttctctgccaCCCATCATCTGCTCGGTTTTTTCCCTAATTTAAGTCTCCATTTATCCCTTGCCACAGGAAGTCCAATGGGCAAGGGAAATAGGAAAAGCTTGTTGGGTGAACAGAAGGAAGTGCCAATAACTTaactaatttcttttaatacttACTTATCTAAACAAACATATCTTGTGGAAAAACACAATGCAACAACACAGTTACACAACATATAAAGGGTTATAAGATGATGTAAAGCTTCAGGTGAGAAGTGAAAGATGGTCATGAACTTGACTAGACAAGAGAAACCCTGACACATCATCCTCTCACAGGGGGAGTGCTGCATTGGAAGAGCAAGCTCCCTTTTCTTGTGTCACCAAAAACATCTCaaataaaataaggaattaaaaaattccttcctaTGACTCGAGTTATTTCCTTTCTGACATGATGATGGGATATACAATATGCTCTGAGCTCTACCAAATACTTTATAAAAACAACATAAAGGCTAAGCCTGAACCTCTCTTTCACTCTCAGTAATGCCAAGCTGCTTATCTGGAGAAGAGTGTGCAAAGCATTTCCTTTATCAATAATAGCATTTGCTTTTCTGGATTATAGGTGGTGTTGGTATTTGGTGTATGGCTGTTCTCTGGTCTACCATGAGCTTTCTGTGGCTGAGTAGAGCTAAATCAATCTTATTTTAGGCACCTACAAGTGTCTGAGCAACAACCTAAGACAGGCTGTACCACTGGCAGGTCACACACAGAGTTAAAGAGTGCACTGGAGTTATGCTGTTGATTGTGTTTCTCACCACTGCTCCAGCCTGCCAACATTCAGAACTTGTTTCTCCCCTTTTTGGAAGGCATCAGACTGACAGGCAGTCCTGAGTTTCTCTCAGGGCTGACTGAGCCCACACAGATCAACTTTcactcccagagctgctcagtcAACAAGGTCCCATGTCCTTTGCCCTCTGTGGAGGACAATGCCCTTTGTGTCAGATGTTCCTGGCTGCTTCTCCAGCAAAGACTCTCCCTTgtttcccagagaggctgtggactccaaatccctggaagtgcccaaggccaggttggacaggagCAACccggtctagtggaaggtgtccctgcccatggcagggggtggaccaagatgagctttaaggtcccttccaacccaaaccaggctGGAATTCTAAGTCAGCCACAGAGTGGTTATTTTTATTCTCACCCCAGGGCCAGATGAAGCAACAGCCACACCCCTGAGCTTCCTCTGGCAATAATTACATGGTAACACGCCTTTAGGATTCCAGCAGTTCCATCTCTTGCAACAGTTAATTCATGGTGCATCACACTGCACCTCTCACTTGAAAAGATGCACTTTTACCTGAAGAGAGGTCGTAGAGAGCTGTGACTGATGTGATGAACTGGCAGCAGAAGCGGGGGCTGGCAGTGAAGATCTGCTTCAGGGTCTGGATGGAGCCTGGCACCAGGTTGCAGTAGTCATCGACCAGGGCTCGGGCCAGCCTCACACAGAACACAGCTGGGGTccgctgcagggacagcacacggGGACACCAGATCAGACCCTGCACAGgctgcttcagcagctgtgtCCCCACCTTCCCCACGTGGCACTGCGTTGCTGTGGTGGCTCTCTCTCAGCACATCAAACGCCCActctcacagaaataaaaccattctACTGCAGTATCAAAATATATGGTGATATCTTGAGCTTACTGTATCTCTGGCTTAAAATTGAAACCTTTTAGATCAATATTTTGACttagagatttctttttttactacTTCAGCAAagtttcttccctgtgagggtggtgaggccctggcacaagttgcccagagaagctgtggcttttccaacctggtctagaagtgttcaaggacacactggacagggcttggagcaacctgggatagtggaaggtgtccctgcaggggatgcaatgggatgagctttaaggtcccttccatcacaaaccattctgtagTTCAGCTGGTTCAGTCCCAGAGCAACGGTTCTGTTGCTGTGcctgatatttttaatgtggaaaATATTCTGTGGAATCCTCACATCACTTAAAAGCTATCCAGGCTATATACCATCCTGCCCTCCCACAGGCTCACCATGTGGGAGAAAAAGGGCCCCACATGGTGCCTCCTGCCaccttccctcccagcacagccttcctGCTCTGGCCCCGTGTCAGCTGTGACTTCTGCATGTCCCACAAGGGCACCAGGAACAAAGGTGCACTTCCCAAAGCCCACAGTGGGGAATCTCAGTGGGAAAGGAGAAGACTGAGGAGATCTCCAACCTACTGCATTCACAGAAGACAGACACAGGTATTTTGTGCCCAGATTTCAGGACAGGGGTTTGCCTCTTCCATACACAAACCTGCACATCAGGAAGGGTGTATTTCCCAAACTCCAGAGTCAGCTTCTTCAGGCAACGTGACCATAACTGCCAAGGTTTGTTCCCTGCTTTGGTCAAACCCTCCACTGAGCCCTTTCAATATGCAGGCTTTGGGGGGGATTATTAAAACTTTCACTGACAgtaaaaaacccacccaaactatttttttctttcattgcagCACATGAATGGATTGGCAAAGCTCTCCCTGATGCCAGAGCACAGGAATGGGCACGAGCACagacatgggggcagctgaaactgccagggaggagcagcagctgactGTGACCAGTGCCCCAGTTCACTGTGTCCACCCTGGAGCACACCCTGACCCCCTCCCCaaggcatccctgcctgcacaggagcTGTACCTGCAGCCAGAAGGCAGCACACTCCAGCACAGGAACCCTGCAGACAGCCACTGCCATGGAGACCAGCTTCCCCAGCAAAGCCATCCTGCTGTCATCTGCTTTGTTCCCTTGGGGGCTGAAGAGAGATGAGAAGATGACCTGCCGGACTGAATCCTTGGTCTGCTCTTGGAAATAATTGCACATGATCTCAAGGAGCTGAAGTTCCTGAACTGGGGTCAgcctctgaaagaaaacaaaagcaaagctgtAAAATACACTGAGCCTCTTAAAGGACCACGAACCAAGTGAAAAGACAGGAACAGTAAAGGCTGAGAGCTTCCCTTTGGGCTGAGGGACTCAATCTTTATGCACAGCACACACATTCAAGCTTCTTGAACCACCAGTGTATTTATCTGGGGACACTGAAGAGCTCCAGCTTTCATCTGAATATCCTGGATATTGAAACCTGAATATCCAAAGCTGGTGCTTGCTGCACCTGCAAGTGCTGCCCACCAAGTCAGACATGGGACTGACATTGCTGGG
Encoded here:
- the INTS15 gene encoding integrator complex subunit 15 produces the protein MSDIRHSLLRRDALSAAKEVLYHLDIYFSSQLQNSPLPLVDKGPTDLLEEFLFQVPKERGAPPKRLTPVQELQLLEIMCNYFQEQTKDSVRQVIFSSLFSPQGNKADDSRMALLGKLVSMAVAVCRVPVLECAAFWLQRTPAVFCVRLARALVDDYCNLVPGSIQTLKQIFTASPRFCCQFITSVTALYDLSSDDLIPPSDLLELIVSWIFEDPRLILITFLNTPIAANLPIGFLELTPLTGLIRWCVKAPLAYKRKKKASLSNGHAPNKIAKDSASGEDRDCHQLYSKLHLSVLQVLMMLQGHLTEKNLYGRLGLVPFDHVVPLVEDINRLSDELNPLNASKEIELALDRLAQALQVAMASGALLCTRDDLRTVCSRLPHNNLLQLVISGPVQQPTHGALPPGFYPHIHTPPLGYPAHPALPAHPALPAHPVQTFIPGMTFPYRPIR